Proteins encoded by one window of Streptomyces uncialis:
- a CDS encoding CHAT domain-containing protein has translation MNASYYRSQLDRRNKARADAEKKVGEFRKKEADKRAKATKEEAAAAKASSQGTVNSKQRAAQRYENEANKAGQNASTWSAKVGKLSKEAADLSVKLAKAEQVERAAAEKARQREQQKTERRAAAEQQKIESRLSAAEGEVRTVLRELRAPKPEKLRVLLLAAASAGDLRVGREQQRIRAAVQSATHRDLVELDVHPAATADVFLDALTRFRPHVVHFSGHSAQDLIAFEKGEDGFHEGAIVSADAFARAIAAVDDKPLLVLLNSCHSAAQTGKLVGTVPFAIGMSDTIGDADAITYAARFYAAVADGQSIQAAHLLSRVAIEMNGLLDRDLPTLACAADVDPSATKLVTPPPE, from the coding sequence ATGAACGCCAGTTACTACCGGAGCCAGCTGGACAGAAGGAACAAGGCTCGCGCTGACGCGGAGAAGAAGGTCGGCGAGTTCCGCAAGAAGGAAGCCGACAAGCGCGCGAAGGCCACGAAGGAGGAAGCAGCAGCCGCCAAGGCGAGTAGTCAGGGTACCGTCAACAGCAAGCAGCGTGCTGCCCAGCGATACGAGAACGAGGCCAACAAAGCTGGCCAGAACGCCAGCACGTGGAGCGCCAAGGTCGGCAAGCTCTCCAAGGAGGCAGCTGACCTGTCGGTCAAGCTGGCGAAGGCGGAACAGGTTGAGCGGGCCGCCGCGGAGAAGGCTCGCCAGCGTGAACAGCAGAAGACGGAGCGGCGTGCCGCAGCTGAGCAGCAGAAGATCGAGAGCCGCCTGTCGGCGGCGGAAGGCGAGGTGCGCACAGTGCTGAGGGAATTGCGGGCCCCGAAGCCGGAGAAACTGCGGGTGCTGCTACTGGCGGCTGCTTCCGCCGGTGACCTGCGAGTCGGCCGGGAACAACAGAGGATCCGCGCTGCGGTGCAGAGCGCCACCCATCGCGACCTTGTCGAACTGGACGTCCACCCTGCTGCAACAGCGGACGTCTTCCTGGACGCGCTGACCCGGTTCCGTCCCCACGTCGTGCACTTCTCCGGCCACAGCGCACAGGACCTGATCGCTTTCGAGAAGGGTGAGGACGGCTTCCACGAAGGTGCCATCGTCAGCGCCGACGCCTTCGCCCGGGCCATCGCCGCCGTGGACGACAAGCCGCTGCTGGTCCTGCTGAACTCCTGCCACTCCGCAGCCCAGACCGGGAAGCTGGTCGGCACCGTGCCGTTCGCCATCGGCATGTCCGACACCATCGGCGATGCCGACGCCATCACCTATGCCGCCCGGTTCTACGCCGCCGTCGCTGACGGCCAATCCATCCAAGCCGCCCACCTGCTCAGCCGTGTGGCCATCGAAATGAACGGCCTGCTCGACCGCGACCTGCCGACCCTGGCCTGTGCAGCGGACGTCGACCCGAGCGCCACAAAGCTGGTAACGCCGCCTCCGGAGTAG